Within Polyodon spathula isolate WHYD16114869_AA chromosome 29, ASM1765450v1, whole genome shotgun sequence, the genomic segment GTTTCAATAGAGAACAGGGAGGGCACACTGTAATACCTCGTCTGTGCTGCTGTTTGATTTGAGCCTCAATGCATGAAAACTCccgaaaaagaaaacaatactagAAATAATTCAGACagtatataaaatagaaaaacctTGATAAACTCTATCTAGAAAGCCTGAACATTTCTCAAAACTGCtttcaatttaattttcttttttatattgtagTTGATCATATTTGTAGACTCACATCTCCAATTCTGCTACCTCGATTAACGTGGCAATGCAGATCTTTCAAAACAAACACTTGAAACTTTCTTGAAAATGTCTTGAAAGCTTGTAATTTTCATTACCGTTTAGTTGGTCCAATAAAAggcatcacatctccttctctttgtaaaacaaacatggaCATTTTAGAGAATAAATGTAACATTGGTTTAAGCGATCACCCTTAGTCATAACTGTTTAAACACTAGTGTTGAATTTCGAAAAACTTGCAGGAAACCACAGAACCTTAGTTCCACCAGATGGGCTTTAGTTCAGATAGAGAAGCGCTTTAGCTGGGGTGAATAAGTGCATTTCTAATTATATCATCAATTGTAaccattaaacactcaatagggTTGATTTTTAGAAACacgaaaataaaattaaattcagtGACTAAAAGTTTCATTCAATGTCAATTCATTTCTGATATccttattttgatgtattattattattatttaataattttagcagatgcttttatccagagtgCCTTGcacagactagggggtgaactatgcctCGCAACTGTTGCcgtagagtcacttacagtagggcCTCGTTTTTGTGTCTcgtccgaaggatggagcacaaggaggtgaagtgctcagggtcacacgcagCGAGTCCAGATCGGGATTcgaaccgggaacctcctggtatcgagcccttttcttcaaccactggaccaccagcctccttatttgtttttgtttatttttcagtggcAATCGCTCTTCAAAGACCTTCAAGCCGAAGAAGAACATTCCTGAAGGCTCCCACCAGTACGAGCTGCTGAAGCATGCGGAGGCGACGCTGGGCAGCGGGAATCTGAGGCAGGCTGTCGTGCTGCCGGAGGGAGAGGACCTCAATGAGTGGATCGCAGTCAACAGTCAGTCAAACAAAACCTCAGCTCTAGGGTTGCTTGACACTCGCACCACTAGCCCTaaactcccctcagtgaagtctagtacTGAATTgaccaggagtttgagcaggggtagaaactcgcgctagccctgctgctgctgctgcacccagtcctggggttcagaactcccttTTTTCTAAAGTTGTTATTTCATGAGACAGGCAGATCCAAACAATCTAATTTGTTGAACTTGGATGTAAAtaacactcctattgcatagcattttcacccattccaagttttactacaaGCTGGATTAGCCCCAGTTTTATAGacaataagctcaggtgtgtcttatgtAACTtgaagtaaaaccaggaatggatcaaactgctatgcagctggggtcttatttccatccctggatctGTTCCAGCTTCCTTTTTCTGGAATATGTGCCTCTTGTTCTGCCCAACAGCCCGGCGTGCTCAGTGAGCAGCTCCAGAAATCTCTGATTCACAGTGAACAAGCGGACCCACGGGTCAGTGCATCTCATGAAACTACACCTGAAGTATATTGGGTTTAAACAATGGGGCCCCTGGGGAAATGTGCTCtcaatggatttatttaacatcaaacgcctgatcattaaaatatatactgtacctaaACAGGGGAAGTCCTGAAAGCCAGGGTTAGGTGAAGGGCTGGTGTGCGAGTTTCAAGCCctgcttgctttttgtttttaatttattttttcccagCATCACACTATTTTTCCACTGTCCTATTTCCGTTTAGCGTGCCATTCTATAAAAGACAGGGGTTTTGGTTAAGCTACTAAGCTCATAGCTCCCACGCTATGCAATTTGAAGAATAAAGGAACTGGATTTTAGGAACTCTTTTTAGAATCCAATGCAGGGGTGGAAGTAAGGCTTCTATTGCATAGCAAGTTCATCTATTATAGTTTTTACTAccagtttgattagccacagtgtataggtaacaagctcaggtgtgtcttattaaactagtaaaaccaggaatggatcaaactgctatacaacaggagtcttatttctaccCCTGCAGTGTGAtagaatatttgaatatatatattttttttaataaaagtgaaaaaCTGTGATGGACTAGCAAGAGACTACAGCATTCGTCATGGTTCCTGTAGCAGATAAAGGTGTGTTACAAACTAAAAGCAGCTCTCggacttaaccctttgctgccctgtCTCCAGTATATTTGATTAATTAGATTGGAAACATGCCCAGGGCGATAAAGGGTTGAGATTTATTGTGAGTTAGTTTTTTTTCCTTGAACTGGATGTTGTGTGTGGAAACGCACGCAGTTAGTGACCTCCCTCTCGCCGTCTCTGTGTTGCAGCTGTGGATTTCTTCAACCAGATCAACATGCTGTATGGGACGATCACAGAGTTCTGTACTGAGATCAGCTGTTCTGTGATGTCAGCAGGGCCCAGGTGAGCCGCTCCAGCGGTAACTGCTGTGAACTCTGGGGACGGGGGGGGAGTGCGTAACGATTCGCTGTGTGCCGTGATGCTTTCTTACATGATGTATCGGAGCCTgatagagctgtgtgtgtgtgtgtgtgtgtgtgtgtgtgtgtgtagtttgtaTTGTGATGCAAGACCAAAAGCAGTTGGTTCTGAATGAAGGATGTTTTGTACTTGACATGAGCACCTACTCTTCAAAATAGTTTTGTCTTTTAACAGAATAGTttgtcattaaccctttgcagtccaatttattttcacatgagctatttcaaaaaaatgttttcagagtaaaacaggtttaaaaggcactgaatcgcaaaaggacactcggcactgcatctccagccaagccccaccccttgctcgctgtatttttcacgtacctcttcatagtcgtgcatactgataaatcctctcctgatcactcgttttatcaccaaactcctcaataatatgatccaagtcattattttattactataacatctcaaaaagctttgcaaatgtctgtgatattctttgagcgctggatgcagaagcagctgcctcCTTTGTTTAAGCTAATTTGCTGAAAGTAGAAAGTGGGTACAGTGTTTATAACATGCAGTCAAAAATTACTtggcaaaatgcttacatgttagtgtttagtgctgCAGTGTGATGGTGTTAatcagcttgttgatgggcactgtACGATATGAACACTCTCACTAGggctggagtagggaatccaatccCAGGATTTagggattgatttttttaaaaaaataaattttaatcctggaattccatttttgtaataatagtATTGTGCTTTTCCTCGCACGACGAAGGCGTTcttcaacaaattaattaataatgaaacaaacGCACACAAGCGCGTGTAGCTCTAGTGCAGATTTCGCTGTCTAAGAAGGGCGACAGCTGCCTGCTCAACTCGGTAATAccgttatttaaaaacataaacttagataaaacacagtgaactgattaaactactgACACCGAGCATGTAAACTCCAGAAAGTAAACGAAGCAACATCTTATAGtgataatctttttatttttttaggctaCAGACTGCAGAACCCCCGCCCTGctgttttaaatctgtaaattagccatgtgtgcgctcaacTCGCTGTCAGCAGCCAGCTGGGTGTTTCGAGTTAAACTCGCCCCGCAGACAGGAAACATTACGTGGTTTAATTTGGAAGGGGGTTCAACGTTGTAGAGGAGCAATCGCGTAcacccagtttgaaaaccgctggtTTAAAtaacctgtaatttttcttttcgttgttaacatcctgacaactttttacacttttacactgtttcaaagctcttttcaaaatgcccgttctagtgcactgatagtcaggattattgcccagaTTGTCAAACGGGCAACACGGCAATAACGATCCACGATGTGGCACGGAACTGAAAAGCCAAAGCATATATCTCAAAcgccagtgcactagagcggacattttgaaaagagctttgaaacagactttgaaaaagccTAGTTTTACTTGTtcatctgttttaattttttatttatttttttttttttactgtttttattatgctttgcAACTGCAGTACGGGGTCTTCAGGATGTGTTGCCATGGGTCTGCCTGTGATTAGGGATTGTCTTGCATTGTTCAGCCCCGTATCACCCCCTCATCCTGAAAGCTCTCCTCTATTTTAAGCCTATCTGGAGGAAATGCACTTTTGTGACTTCCTGAGGTCCCCTCCAGTTCTacaggggaaggggaagggggaggggggttgaaTAATGTGTCTGATTGCTGCTCACTGTGTTGGCTTTATACCGTACTTGAGAGAAGAGGGGGTAGCGGGTTTGTATTTGAAgaggtgttatttttttgttattataaattCAATGAATAACTcggctatttctttttttagataaCCTGTccttatttcttatttaaaactaATAGTTCAACCTGGGTTGGGATCAATTCCTGTTTGTCAATTCCTTTTCCAATTCTTATTCAAATCTATTGCCAATTCCAGTAGTTCCCATTCCCTTGTAATCAATTCCAGCACATCATTGATCAGAGTTGCAAtttgcagtattctgttaaaatgcgCTTCTCACATCAGATGACTTGCATTGAAGTCGCTGTTTTGTGAGTCAATTTCagctggcttcaaatgaaagcagttgaacaatcacaacaattatgtcTTTTAAAATCCCAATTCCTATTTCAACCCCTTTTGAAggaactgggaattgatttttaaaaaggaaattgaattGACTCCAACCCTCAACTCTCTGATAATTGAAATGTTtggcttagtttttttttctgccacatttttattttcttttctagtTTTGATGGTAATATTAAGCAAAATGACATGAACCTCAActtgatttattttagtatttttttttcagggctacACTGGTgttttcaagaagaaaaaaaaaaaaacattgactttgCAAAGTGTTTTGTACCGCATTACAATTTgctattaaaacagttttaatatTGCATAACTGCAatatgcaacctttttttttctcctgctgtAACTggcatttctctctctctctctctctctctctctctctctctctcctctctctctgcactaGATACGAGTATCACTGGGCAGACGGCACCAACATTAAGAAGCCCATCAAGTGCTCGGCTCCCAAGTACATCGACTACCTGATGACCTGGGTTCAAGACCAGCTGGACGACGAGACCCTCTTCCCATCCAAGATCGGTGAGTGCGCACAGGAGCCGATCCGGGGAACCCTCTCCTGACAGTGTTCCATCTCAGCCCTGACCTTCACGCCCCCGCCTGAGCTGCGGGGACAAGGGAGCCCGTTCTCTCCAGCGTTCGCTCTCACTTGGGTTCAAGGGAGCCCGTTCTCTCCAGCGTTCGCTCTCACTTGGGTTCAAGGGAGCCCGTTCTCTCCAGCGTTCGCTCCCACTTGGGTTCAAGGGAGCCCGTTCTCTCCAGCGTTCGCTCCCACTTGGGTTCAAGGGAGCCCGTTCTCTCCAGCGTTCGCTCCCACTTGGGTTCAAGGGAGCCCGTTCTCTCAAGCGTTCGCTCCCACTTGGGTTCAAGGGAGCCCGTTCTCTCCAGCGTTCGCTCCCACTTGGGTTCAAGGGAGCCCGTTCTCTCCAGCGTTCGCTCCCACTTGGGTTCAAGGGAGCCCGTTCTCTCCAGCGTTCGCTCCCACTTGGGTTCAAGGGAGCCCGTTCTCTCCAGCGTTCGCTCCCACTTGGGTTCAAGGGAGCCCGTTCTCTCCAGCGTTCGCTCTCACTTGGGTTCAAGGGAGCCCGTTCTCTCCAGCGTTCGCTCCCACTTGGGTTCAAGGGAGCCCGTTCTCTCCAGCGTTCGCTCCCACTTGGGTTCAAGGGAGCCCGTTCTCTCCAGCGTTCGCTCCCACTTGGGTTCAAGGGAGCCCGTTCTCTCCAGCGTTCGCTCCCACTCGGTTTCTTCCGCAGCGCTGTGCCTTGTCAGTTTCGGGAGTCGTTTTGTAACCCTAGAACTGTAGTTTAACAGACAGTTAATTTCCATGCTCGCAGGATTATCTATTGTCACTCGCTGGCAGGTGTGTCTCGAAGTGGCAGCCGCAGCCCAGCCACAGACTTCAGGTCTGTTCCATCTTGGAGAGGAACTGGATGCTGGTGAGATCCAGTAATTTCCTGCTCCAGTAAATAGACATACACAGACTGGTATGTAAAGCCACTAATAACCACACGATCATCACAATGTGAAAACGTGATTGTGAATGGCAACCGTGTGGTTTAAATACGCATTATTTAGGTAGAGTGGCTATCTTGTAGAATAATTGTGCTAACGCTGCGTGCCAGTCTTCTTGTGAATAAGGAATTGGTAGCTTTAGATTCCAGTcctccctccccacccccacccgcaccctccttttttttttttttttaaactagagcAGGAAACTTACACATACTCCTGTAAAAACTCATTCAGCATACTCCTGAAACATGAGCTTCAATAGCAGTCTGGCATATCTATTGCCTGCctattaacatgtaactaaacttgGGGGGGGGGCAAATGGTAAAGTGTAGGGCTACAGCGAAGGGTACGTTTTgcccttcgaaggttcggaactcattaccgaaggaaggttcgaaacTTCGATGGGACTCCTTTGCGTAATTTACTGGTgccgtcaccatagctacttgcaTGTAttggattgaaaatcctattttacaggtagtccataaatggaataaaacattcacacaaCTGCAGTGGACTCAGGCAAAACAaggctttatttaacagtcaccgttccaagcaggttatcagtcacattttactgctACTAAAAATACTAATATGAACTTGCGCATGTCTAGTGATGCTGGTGATTGATTGAGCCCTCGTTAACAgacgcttgcacagtttgcatgcAACTtggtctgggcatttaacaaaaaaattccaaacagcagaggggCTTTTCGAGGGGTTTCTTTCAGTACAGCGCATTCTTTGCTGTGCCACTCGAAATCAAGCGTTGCTACAGTCTCTAGGCTTTGTAATAAAGTTGTGTATTTTAGATGTAGTGTTTTCAAGTTGTGGGTTGGTTATTTTGTTGCAGCCTTGGCTATCATGTACCtaacctgtgtgtgtctctctctctctctctctctctcgttcagGCGTGCCGTTCCCTAAGAACTTCATGTCCGTGGCGAAGACGATCCTGAAGCGTCTGTTCAGAGTCTACGCCCACATCTACCACCAGCACTTCGACTCGGTCATGCAGCTGCAGGAGGAGGCGCACCTCAACACGTCCTTCAAACACTTCATCTTCTTCGTTCAGGTGCGCACACGCTCGTCCGCTCAGTCCCACGCTACCTGCTAGAGCAGGGGTCCTCGAGCCGAGGACCACAAAGGCGGCCCAGGAAATCCCGGAAACTTGTCTTTTTCCAAAACCGAATTCTTTAATGTACAGAGAAAGTCCTCAATGCAATAATGAAAGTTCCAGGGATGggagtaagactcctgttgcttagcagtttcacccattccaagttttagtaagagcttaattagccacagtgtgtgggtaacaagctcaggtgtgtctgattcaACCTGCAGAGAAACCAGGACTGGATAAAACTGCGATGCAACGGGactcttattcccatccctggtggTCAACAAAATTCTTGTTCATCTTTTTAAAGAGAACAGAAGAGAGGAAGTTTTTGGGGAACTGCATTTTTTGGGGATGAGTAAAGAGTGAGGTCCAGTGTGGCCCATAAACTTCCATTACTGCCAAAAACTACCAGGATGGCAGTAAGACTCTTACTGCACAGCAGGTTGATCCATTTctgtttttactatgagcttgataaGATGCACCTGAACTTATctacacacactgtggctaatcaagctcgtagtaaaaccaggaatggggtgaagctgctgtgcaataggagtctcattgcCATCCCTGAGGTACTCATGTTGTCTGTAGTGCCATCTGGATTTATTAACTGGTTGGTTTATTTAACAGGAGTTCAACCTGATTGACCGCAGAGAACTGGCACCCCTCCAGGACCTGATCGAGAAACTGGGCTCGAAGGACAGATAGACGGgcgcagagacagacagacagacagacgctcCCAGATTCAGCATCCTACCTACAGTACAACCTGGTTTCTGTTGCAGAAGCTTCTGCTAAATGTTtaggggggaaaaacaaaacaaaacaaaaaaacaacaacttgaaaaCTTAACTTCATCTTGACTGGATGTGCACACAATGAAGCCTGGGGTGGGGGGGCTCTCTTCTCACCGAACCAGAGCCCTTAtgcagttttacagttttaataaaatgtgatttttaacaAAGGAACGTAAACTATATCAAAGCTAAGGTTTGGTAACAGACCTGCCATGGCCTAACAGTCAgtttattcattttcaatgtgAAATCGTACAGAATGAAACAACTTGCAAAACAAGCGATATGCAATTACTTTGGGGAAAGAATAAATCGATTAGCTTgcttgctgcttttttttattatttatttatttttttaacacaatattttCATGGTAGAGTCACATGTCGTACACACACAGTAAGAGCAGACTCGTGCTACTGCAGTAGCCATTGCTGTATGGTATAGGTTGCAGTATTGTATCAGGCATTCAGAAAGCTAGTGTCTGTCTGCAAGAGTTTCTGTTTTAATACATTCAGGGTTTCCAGTTTGAAATAACTTGTGCAGTCTTTTAAAATagaatgctttttatttttattttttctaaacgtGTGTGTACAGGAGGTCTGTAGTAGAAAGTAattgacctgagggaagactattaATACCCACAAGGGGCTATAATTctaccctggaggtaacaatagtcttcccgaaGGGCATTTAAGGgcactgctgcataatccagtttatatcccgcctgTCATGTCTGTTCacgtcatttttttatttttaatttcagagaGTCAGAAAACCGTGAATTTTTTAATCATCATTTTAGTGTTCGGAGCACATTTcttagtatgttttgtaattcttgTTCTGTCCACTCGCAGAATCTGTGTTCAGCCAGTTTCTCTTGTCAAGAGTGCCGGGGAagaaaggcgttcctttgaaaaggggcgggggactgacagtgatgtgaaccaatcgcGTGACAGACCGAGCTATTGACAGGTGGTGTGAGGATGTTGGGCAATAGTTCAGTCTGTTTTTTCCTCCTATGGTGATGTTTTAGCCAATCGCAGGCCAGGATTTccagtatatatacagtagaccTGCGAATATAGGTTTTCAAAAAGCATGTTTcagcaaccatgtggcaaagcaaaattgattaaagataaataaataaataacctgagAATCTGATGAAATTTTCAAACTTCGCGGTGCCAGGTTGATTTTGAATATAAACTCGGTTTGCGATTCTAAGacttggtgcactttgaaacgattcttGTCAGATTGATTTTGGACAAGTTCAGCTTCAGTTCAGGGTTTTTgattttgtactgcgttttaattctttatcaaataggataaagcaaaggcagaatccTGCATGCATGAGACGAACAAGTACACTTCTGCTTtcattcacaatctcatctcgtTCACTTACTCCAACAGTATCGTTcgttttgattgtccttttgctgtAACGAACAAGAGGCTAGGACCCCGACAGTTTTGTTATAGCAAGGgtctactgtatgtgtgtgtgtatgcattgatttttatattatatttgatcatttttaaagcCAATTTCAAATCCCATAGCTGTGTCAACCATTCTACATGGCAAAAAATTGATACTTGAAAAAAGGGTCGTGTAGGGTTCGGgttgtgtgtttcattttttataaatgacTTATTGCAACCCAAGCTCCGAGCAGGGAtactagatttgtattttatttagaggttttttttttttttttttttaaatggagcgTATCAAAAAATAATAGACAAATTGCGAAATTATGGagaattatatatacatatataaaaattaattctCCAGTCTGTGTGTTATATCTGTGTTTTAAAACTATTGAAATTGTCAAAAGACTTCATTGCGACATCATCTGCCACAGTCCTGGCTACAAAAGCATTTTGAGTAGGTATTTAATTTCCAGTTGGCCACTTGCAAAAA encodes:
- the LOC121302366 gene encoding MOB kinase activator 1A yields the protein MSFLFGNRSSKTFKPKKNIPEGSHQYELLKHAEATLGSGNLRQAVVLPEGEDLNEWIAVNTVDFFNQINMLYGTITEFCTEISCSVMSAGPRYEYHWADGTNIKKPIKCSAPKYIDYLMTWVQDQLDDETLFPSKIGVPFPKNFMSVAKTILKRLFRVYAHIYHQHFDSVMQLQEEAHLNTSFKHFIFFVQEFNLIDRRELAPLQDLIEKLGSKDR